The Synechococcus sp. HK05 DNA segment GTGGGCATCGAGCTGCACCAGCACCAGCTCGGGGTGCTGCTCGGCCACGGCGGCCACGGCACCGGAGCTAATCGAATGCTCGCCTCCGAGCATCAGCGGCTTGAGCCCCAGGGCCAGCACGGTTTCGGTGGCTTGCTTCACCGCGGCCACCACCGGCTCCGGTGCGCCGAAGGGGATGTCCACGGCGCCGAGGTCGGCGATGGCCAGCTCTTCCAGGTCGCGATCGAGCTGGGGGCAGTAGCTCTCCAGGCCCGGACTCACCTCGCGGATCGCCGCTGGCCCGAAGCGGGTGCCGGGGCGGAAGGAGGTGGTGCCGTCGTAGGGCACGCCGAACAGGCCCACGCGGCAGCCGGCCGGATCGCGCCGGCTGCCCATGTAGATGGCGCCGTCGGTGTCGAAGCAGGAGAGATCGGGCATCGCTTCAGCTTCTCAGCTCGCCAGGGCCCGCTCAATGGCGGCGGGGATGGCCTCGAAGGCGCCGCGCTGCCAGCGGGGGCTCCAGATCTCGCAGCCCTCGGCTACGGCCGCGGCGCGGGCCGGATCGGGCTCGAGGTAGCGGCGGCCGTCGGTGGCGGCGAAGGTCCAGCTCCACCAGCCGCTGGGATACATCGGCACCCAGCCATACAGCGGATCGGCGTGGCCGAACACCTCGCGGATCACCTTCACGGTGTCGATGTGCACCTGACGGAAGGCCTCGGGCGATTCGCTCTGGGTGGCGAACACGCCGCCGGGCTTGAGGATGCGCCGGCACTGCTCAAAGAAGGCTCGGTTGAACAGGCCTTCGGCTGGGCCCGCCGGATCGGATCCATCCACGATCACCACGTCGTAGCTGGCATCGGCAGCGTTGGCCGCCCAGGCGATGCCATCCCCCACGGTGAGGTGGAAGCGGGGATCGCTCCAGCAGCCTCCGCCGATCGAGGGCAGGTGCTGCTGGCTCCACTCCACCACCAGGCCATCGATCTCCACCATGTCGAGGTGCTGCACACCGGCGTGGCGCAGGCACTCGCGGGCGGTGCCGCCATCGCCGCCGCCGATCACCAGCACCCGCTCGATGCTCGCGGCGCTGCAGAGCGCCGGGTGCACGATCGATTCGTGGTAATGCCGCTCCTGGCGCTCGGCCGTCATCCAGCAGCCATCGAGCAGCAGGCCCTTGCCGTAGCGCTCACTTTCGATGATGGTGACCTTCTGGAACGGGGATTGCTTCTCCGCGATCACCCGCCCGGCCAGGCCGTAGCGCACGCCGTCAAAGATCTCGTCCACCCAGCCGGGGGTGGGGGCGGTGCTGCTCTCGGCCATGGCGTGGAGGATCGTTCCTCCACATTTGCGCATCATGGGTGGCCAATCCTTCTGTGCTGCCCGTGACAGGCTTCGGTGATGGCGGGCGGCACTCCAGGCGATCTGCGGTTGAGTGAGCGCTGGGTGATTCCTGCGGCGGAGCTGCGCTGGCGCTTTTCCCGCTCCGGTGGGCCGGGTGGTCAGAACGTGAATACCACCGATTCACGGGTGGAGTTGGTGTTCGACCTGGCGTCAACGCCGTCGCTGCCGCCGCACCTGCGGGCCAGGGCGTTGGGGCGCCTGGAGCAGCGGCTTGTGGAGGGTTGCGTGGTGATCGCTGCCAGTGAGCACCGCTCGCAATGGCAGAACCGCGTCGCGGCGCAACGGCGCTTGGTGGAGCTGTTGCAGGAAGCGATCAAGCCACCACCACCCCCGCGGCGCCCCACGAAGCCCACGCGGGGCTCAGTGCAAAGGCGTTTGGCGGCGAAAAAGCAGCGCAGCGCGGTGAAGCAACAGCGGCAGGGCCGGCCTCAGCTTTCAGACGACTGAGCGGCCCGGATCTCCGCCTTGGCCTGTTGCCAGAGCCCTTCCAGTTCACGGATGCTGCGGCCCTGGAGGTTGCCGCCGAGGGCAGCTTCCACGCGGGAGAAGCGATCGAGGAAGCGGCGGTTGGTGCCGGCCAGGCCGGCTTCGGGATCGATACCGCACCAGCGGGCCACATTCACCAAGGTGAACAGCACGTCGCCGAGTTCCTCCTGGGCGTGGGCCTTGTCGCCGCTGGCCACCGCTTCCTTGAGCTCATCGAGCTCCTCATGCACCTTCTCCCACACACCGGCCATGTCGTCCCATTCGAAGCCGGCCGCGGCGGCCTTTTTGGAGATGGTCATCGCGCCAGCGAGTGCGGGCTGGCCGCGCACCTTGCCGGCGAGACGATCGCTGAGGGGGCTGGCTGAGGGCTGGCCTGCTGGATCCGCGGCTTTCTCCGCAGCCTTGATCGCCTCCCAGTTGGCCTTCACGGCGGCGCTGTCTGCTGCTTCGGCGCCGGCAAATACATGGGGGTGGCGGCGCACCAGCTTCTCGCTGATGCCCGCGGCGATCTGTGCCAGATCGAAGCGTCCCTCCTCCTGGGCGATCTGGGCATGCAGCACCACCTGCAGCAGCAGGTCTCCCAGTTCTTCCTTGAGATGGGCGTCGTCGCCGTGGCGGATGGCATCGGCCACCTCATGGGCCTCTTCCAGCACGTAGGGCACCAGGGAGGCGTGGGTCTGCTCCAGATCCCAGGGACAGCCGCTTTCGGGATTGCGCAGCTGGGCCACCACCGCGATCAGTTCGCTCACAGCTGCGGTGGGATCGGGCGTGGCGGCCATGGGCGTGGCGTTCAGGCGGTGGCGCCACCCTCGCACTCCTGCGCTGCACGCCGGCTCAGCCAGAGGCGTTGGAACAGGGCCTGCAGCAGCGGGATGGGCGCTTCCAAGCCGGCCTGGGTGAGCTCGCGCTGCAGGCGCTCTTCATCCATCGAGAACACCTTGGTGTTGCGCGAGGCCATCACTGCTTCGATGGTGGCCGCATCCATCCCCAGTGCTTCAAAGCGGGCGCGGCCGATGGCCAGGCCCAGCTCAAATCCCGGTGGATTCGATTCGCTGTAGCTGCTCAGCAGCAGGCATCCGCCGGGTGCCAGGTGAGCTGCCATGCGCTGAAGCAGCTGCTCCTGCTCGGGTGGGGGCAGAACATGCAGCACGTTGTGGCTGATCACCACCTCGAAATCGCCTGCCCCGCCGGCCTGCAGGTGGTCGGGGCCCCACTCCGCCCGCGCTGTGGCTCCGATCTCGGCGATCAGTGCGTTGCAGAGCCCGCGCATCTGTTGGCTGGGTTCGATCAGCGTGAACCGGGCCTGGGGCATGGCCTGCAGTAGTGCAGGCAATTCCGTGCCGCTGCCGGCTCCCACCACCAGCACCCGGCGCGCCTGCGGCTCCAGCGCCGCCGCCGTGGCCGCCGCCAGCTCGAAGATCGCGTCGTAGGCGGGGATCAGCCGGCGGATGCGCGCGTTGTAGGTGCGGCCGTAGTCACCGTCGAAGTCGAGCAGGGCCATGGGCTGCGGTGCGTGGCTCAGCGGAGTCTGCGG contains these protein-coding regions:
- a CDS encoding trans-aconitate 2-methyltransferase; this encodes MALLDFDGDYGRTYNARIRRLIPAYDAIFELAAATAAALEPQARRVLVVGAGSGTELPALLQAMPQARFTLIEPSQQMRGLCNALIAEIGATARAEWGPDHLQAGGAGDFEVVISHNVLHVLPPPEQEQLLQRMAAHLAPGGCLLLSSYSESNPPGFELGLAIGRARFEALGMDAATIEAVMASRNTKVFSMDEERLQRELTQAGLEAPIPLLQALFQRLWLSRRAAQECEGGATA
- the speE gene encoding polyamine aminopropyltransferase, whose protein sequence is MAESSTAPTPGWVDEIFDGVRYGLAGRVIAEKQSPFQKVTIIESERYGKGLLLDGCWMTAERQERHYHESIVHPALCSAASIERVLVIGGGDGGTARECLRHAGVQHLDMVEIDGLVVEWSQQHLPSIGGGCWSDPRFHLTVGDGIAWAANAADASYDVVIVDGSDPAGPAEGLFNRAFFEQCRRILKPGGVFATQSESPEAFRQVHIDTVKVIREVFGHADPLYGWVPMYPSGWWSWTFAATDGRRYLEPDPARAAAVAEGCEIWSPRWQRGAFEAIPAAIERALAS
- the mazG gene encoding nucleoside triphosphate pyrophosphohydrolase; translation: MAATPDPTAAVSELIAVVAQLRNPESGCPWDLEQTHASLVPYVLEEAHEVADAIRHGDDAHLKEELGDLLLQVVLHAQIAQEEGRFDLAQIAAGISEKLVRRHPHVFAGAEAADSAAVKANWEAIKAAEKAADPAGQPSASPLSDRLAGKVRGQPALAGAMTISKKAAAAGFEWDDMAGVWEKVHEELDELKEAVASGDKAHAQEELGDVLFTLVNVARWCGIDPEAGLAGTNRRFLDRFSRVEAALGGNLQGRSIRELEGLWQQAKAEIRAAQSSES
- the arfB gene encoding alternative ribosome rescue aminoacyl-tRNA hydrolase ArfB — its product is MAGGTPGDLRLSERWVIPAAELRWRFSRSGGPGGQNVNTTDSRVELVFDLASTPSLPPHLRARALGRLEQRLVEGCVVIAASEHRSQWQNRVAAQRRLVELLQEAIKPPPPPRRPTKPTRGSVQRRLAAKKQRSAVKQQRQGRPQLSDD